Part of the Pyrobaculum calidifontis JCM 11548 genome, TTTTTACGTTATGGCCTCGTCGTTTTTGCGTGTTGAGCCTCTTCTGCGCTCTGCACAACCCCGCGTTGTGAGGGGGGCCGTGGCGTATCTAAGGGACGCGGTCTTTTCTTACGACAACGGCGTAGTTGTGGAGGTGGTGGGTGAGGTGGCTGTTGAGGAGGGTGACTTTGTGTGGGTTAGGGGGCCTTCTGGGGCTGGGAAGTCCACCTTGGCTAAGGCGCTGTGTGGCCTTGTGGAGCCCGCCGGCGGCGTTGCGGTGGCGGCTGTGGACTGCGTCTACGTGGGCAACGACGACTACCTCTTCGACGCCACTGTGTACGAAAACATCGACCTTTGGGAGGGGAGGCCTAGGGGGGATGTGGAGTGGGCCGCCGCGGCGGCGGGGGTGGACTTCCCCTTGGACAAGAGGTGTGGGGAGGGGGGTAGGGAGCTCTCCGAGGGGCAGAGGCAGAGGGTCCTCATCGCCAGGGCTCTGCTGAGGAGGCCTAGGCTCCTCGTCCTCGACGAGGCCACCTCCGGCCTAGACAAAGAGCTGGAAACCAAAGTGCTACAGGCAGTGCGGCAGGCCGCAAAGGCAGTGGTAGTAGTGTCGCATAGAGACAGCCCAGCACAGTACAGCAACAAAATAGTAGAAGTAAGAGAAGGAAGGGCGTACATGGTAACAGTCAATAAAGGCGTTGGCGGGGATAGTTCTGCGCAAAGGTGAGCTTAGTTTTGGAGTCGCCGAGCTTGTCCACCAGTCTACGGGAAAGCGCGTCTTACGCTTTCAGCGGCGTTGCACGTAGGGGGTGGCCAGTGCCGCTGGCTAGCGTGTTGGGAAGTGAAGTGTCAAGTGCTGATCGGCTTACTTAGGCGGTTTTGTGATGGGGGCTATTCTCCCCGTAAGTTAGTGCGCGGTAATTGGGAGAAAAACTTATAAAGCGGGGTGTGCGGGAAGTGCGGCCCCGGTAGTCTAGCCCGGTCAAGGGCCTTAGGCCGATTAAGGATGCGGGCCTCATATACGGGAAGTATAGGCCAATCGAGCCCGTGACCCGGGTTCAAAAGGGGGCACCCCCTGAGAGTCCCGGCCGGGGCACCACGTCTTTATCAAATTCTCAATCCACATAGGTTGTTTGATAATATCGGCGGGGAGGTCGATGTATAGAGGTGTAAACCGAGTGAAAAGTGAGAACTATGGGGCTCGGCGCCTAACACTACAAGATTTGCTCTTATGTGTACATAATTAGCGACAATGTGCCAATCATTACTGTATCGGCATTTAATTAGCCAGCTTAGTGGAGGACTTATTGGGGGAGGGATGGTGATCGACTTGGCGAGGAGTCCCTGTCCGAAACCAGGCCTGCTGACCTCCCTCCCCCTCTGGCTGAAATATAGAGGGGAACTATATAACTTTTTTCGCTGTATAAATTTCGGTAGCCTCTTGGCAATGGCGGACGTCAGGTCTCACACATATAGGTCTCAGATTGGGAGTCCCAATTGCGACCTTGTCTCTGTGACGTAGTATGGCTTTTGCTTGACCCTTGACATGTCCAGGCTACCTTGGCCCTAGTGCGTATCTTTGGGAATGTGCTGTACGGCGTTTGTCTAGATCAAACTTATTTAAATGAGGTGTGATAGTTGCTATGGAGGTTATTGTTAAACGTCTTGAGGGCGTTCCCCTCGTTACCGCCTACGTGTTTGAAGTTGGTGGCGTTAGAGTTGTCGTCGACCCTGGCCCTGCTTCGTTGTTTGAGCCCATGGACGTAGACGCAGTCCTTTGTACACATATCCACTTGGACCACTGCGGCTCCGCTGGGCACTTGGGCAAGCCCACGTATGTGCATGAGAGGTATACTCGCCACGTGGCCGACCCCTCTAAGCTTTATGAGTCTAGTAGGGCCGTCTTGGGCGTCTTTGCGGAGAAGTTTGGCCAGCCGAGACCAAACGAGGCCGTGATGGGCGTGGCCGACGGGACGAGACTCTTCGACGCCGTTGATGCCATTCATACGCCGGGGCACGCCCCCCACCACGTGATGTACTACTACAGAGATGAGAAGGCGTTGTTTGTGGGCGACGGCGCTGGGGTCCACATACCTGAGCTAGGCGTCGTAGTGCCGACGACTCCCCCGCCCTTTAAGCTCGACGTATACCTCCAGTCCCTCGACAAGGTGAGGGGGCTAGACGTGGAGAAGATCTGCTTCCCCCACTACCATTGCACACACAACGTCGAGATCTTGGAGAGGCACAGGGAGCAAGTCAGGGCCTGGGTTGAGGTACTGCAGCAGAACCCCCACATGGACGTCGAAGAGGCTCTCCGCGCCTTGGCCAAAGCCGACGAAAACGTGGAGAAGGTGCTCGCCGCAGGCGGCCTCTACCTCGACTTCTATCTCCGCTTCAGCGTATTGGGCTTCCTTGACTACTTGAGGGGGAGAGGCTAGTCGGCCACCTCTTTTTCGTACATTTTAGCGACGGCGAGTAGCACCTCCTCGTCCCGCGCCGCGAGCTGTAGGCCCACGGGGAGGCCGGAGGTGGGGGCTGGGACTGAAATCGCTGGGTGGCCCGTGAGGTTGAAGAGCTCTGTGTATGCCAGCAGCTTGGGCCTCACCGCCACGCTGTCTGCCTCCTCTATTGGAATTGCCTCAGTGGCTGTCGTGGGCGTGGCCACCACGTCGTATTTCTTGAATAGCTTGTTGAAGAACTGGGTGGCCTCCTCTTTGACCTGCTTGGCCGTGATGTAGGCCACGGCGGGCAGGGCGGCGCCGGCGGCGAGCAGAGTGGCCACGTCTTTCCCCATTTTGTCCCCCACGCCCCTCAGCAGGTGGTAGTAGTTGGCGGCGGCCTCAGAGAGGAGGATGGCCGCCCTAGCCGACGCGTATTTACGCGCCTCGACAAACACCTCGTCTCTCACCCCGCCTATTCTCTCGAGGACCTCCACGGCCCTCCAAAACGCCTTTTCCACATGCCTAGTGTTCTCAGCAATCCCCATCAACACTGCGAAGCGGAACCTCTTGACCTCGGGGAGCTCCCTCTCAAGCCAGCCCACGGCCGCCATTACGCGGACTAAGTCGTCTACGCTTCTGGTGATGAGCCCCACGTGGTCTAGGCTCTGGGCCAGGGGGAGGACTCCCCTAGTCGGCAGTTTGCCGTAGGGGGGCTTGTAGCCGACGACGCCGCAGAGGGCCGCGGGTATTCTCACAGAGCCCCCGGTGTCTGTCCCCAGGCCCACGTCGGCGACGCCTATGGCCACGGCCCCCGCGCTGCCGCCGCTCGACCCTCCCGTTATCCGCGTTGGGTCGTGCGGGTTTCGAGTCGGGCCGAAGTGCGGGTTTATGTTCGTGGCCCCGAGGGCCAGCTCGTGCATGTTTGTCTTCCCAATCACCACCGCGCCCTCCGCCATCAACGCGGCGACGACAGGCGCAGTCTCTGTTGCAACCCGGCGCATGTAGGGGGCGCCGTTTGTAATAGGCATGCCTGCCACCTCTATGTTGTCCTTAACAGCCACCGCCAAGCCGCACAGCTTCCCGCACCTACCCGCCTTGGCCAGCGCCTCAAGCTCCTCAGCCGCCCTCTCGTTTATGTAGACGAAGTAGTTCAAGTCGGCGCGCCTTTTGGCCTCCTCAAGCCTCTTCTCAATCATAGTAGCTGAAGCCCCTCCAAGACCCTCTCCACGACTCTCTCAACCTCCTCGGCGTCCACGGGTATCTCCAAGTCCCTCAACAGGGCCTCTACGTACTTCAGCTTACTCATGGCGGCACGTAGTGGCGTAGAACAGCTTCTCAGAGATCCAGTTGGCCTGCGACCCCACGTAGTCCACCTTCTTCCTAAGCTCGTAATCCCTCGGCTCAAGGGCCAAGAGGTCTAGGTAGAGCTTCTCAACCGCCTCTTTAATCCTGCTCGCCGCTTCTACATTCTTCTGGAGTAGCTCCTCCGTTGCCGTGCGCCCCAGCTCGCCTGCCACGTCGGCTATCCCCATGAGGTACGTGTAGACATCTACCCCCAGCTCCTCCTTAGTCGGGAGACGCCCCTCCTTCAACAAGCTGTAGAGGGCCGTGGCCTCTACATACTCCTGCAGACCCGTGGTGGCGCTTCCATAGAACATGGGCCACTGCTCAATCAACTTCCTCAAGTGGGCCACCACGTCGTTCATCTCCTTGAGCGCCCTCTCAGCCGCGGCGAAGTCCTTCCTAATGGCTGAGTACACCACGGCCTTCGAGAGGCGGGAGACCTTGATAGAGGTTTGGACTACTTCATCTTTTGCCCGCTCGTAGGCCCTTAGGTCGTCGTAGAGGTTTCTGATGTCAATCACAACGGCCAGTGAGAGCATGTTTATAAAGACACGCGGCGGCTTATGCACTACAGGCTATGCTACGCCCAATAGCCCCAAGTCTATATTGGTGAGAGTGATGTAGGGTGTGCCGTTTTTGTCGTACTTCACTTCTACTTTCCTCTCCACGCCTATTTCGCGGTACAGTGTGTTTATGGTCTCCGTGACTGCGCGGACCGCTTCGCCGGTGACCCACACTTGTTTGCCGTCGTACTTCCCGCCCGTTGCCCTCCGCCATTCCTTTGTCATCACGGCAGTAGTTTGCGCCGTCTTTAACTGCGCGTAATTGGCGTTTCGTTGACGCAAATAGAGGTGCTTATACGAGCCACGCGGCGGCGATTAGGGGGGAGAGGAGGAGTATGGGGAGGGGCAACGCCGGGCCGTAGCCCCACCTTTTTAGGAATACCTCGACGGTGAGGCGGAGGCCTGCGTATATCGTCGCGACGCCTAGGGCCACCGCGGCCAGGGCCACGGCGCCTCCAAACGCCGCTAATCTCGCCGCTACGAAGCTCAGGGCCATTGAGTAGACTACAAAGTCGCCAACTCCCAGCGAAAAGGCTTTCAGCCTCACCACGAAGCCGAAGAGCGGCGTGTCGCGGCCCTTGGGAGGAGCCGCCCCGCTACCGCTGGCGGCCTCCTCCTTCGCCTTTTTTATCAATTTGCCGAGGAGGCCACGGCTTACCATGAGGTAGTCGTACACCGGCAACGCCACTAGCAACGCCAGCACTGTGACGCTTGGCAGAATCCAGACGAACATTGAGCCGGCGAGCGCGCCGAGGAAGCCCAGGAAGAGGTCGCCCCTCCTTCTGCTCAAGAGAAAGACCACCAACACGCCGACTGCGGGGGAGAGCAATATGGCCCACGTGGCGGGCCCCGGGGGCAGGATCCCGTAGCTGTAGTAGAGCCAGGCGTAGAACTGCACGACGCCCAACGCCAGTGTGAACCAGACGAAGTAGAGGAAGAGGCTTAGCAACCTCCTGCGGGTGAGGAGTAGGTATATAGCCGCAGTTGCCACCACTAGGAGTGTGAAAAACACGGCTAGGTTGTACAAAGTAGCGCCCGGGGTCTCCGCAGTGGCGTAGATCGCTGTGTCCATCTGCGGCTTTTCTACATAGGGTCTGACGTAGAGGGGGAGCGTCCCCAGCAACGCGGCCAAGGCAACGGCCAGCAACGCAAGGACAACCACGCACATGTCCACTGGCGTATATATAACCTTTCACGTCGCTACGCAAAAATTTTTAAACGGTACACCTCGGCGCCTTATGAAGGCGGTTGAAAGACTCGGGCGCTGGGCAAGAGAGCTTATGGAACTTGGCATCGACGTAAGGCTCCCCCCACAGCTATTGATACCGAGGCTATACTTCCTCGCGCCCCGGCTAGCGGTAAAGCTCGCCGACGCGTCTTAAATACACCAGATTTAGTGTTGACAGTGATGAGAAACCCGGGTCTGTACTATGCAGAGGACATAGGCCGCTGACTATTTTATCAACGCGGCGATGAACTTCACGGCGAGGCGGGGCCGCTTGGCGAGCGCCACAAACAGCGTCTTCGCCGACAGATTCTCCTCTATGTAGTCTCGCAGTACTCCGTCCTCGGCCAGCTCTAGCAGACCCTCGCCGCTCCGAATGAGCCGCTCGGCTAGAGAGAGGAGGCTCCTTTGGAACTCCACCTGTCTTACAATCTTCTTTACTCGCCTTTTGTACTCCTCCAGCGGCTTCTTTGTGGAGAGAGCCTCGGCCAGGGCCAGGGCTGAGAGTATCCCCGGCCTAATCCCCTCGCCGGTTAGGGGGTAGACGAGCCCCGCCGCTTCGCCGATTCTAAACCCCTCGCCGTCGTTCAGCACAATGTCTGGCTTAACTGTGAGGGGGGCGCCTCGCACGTCTAGTATCCGGCCTCCGCCTAGCCACTTCTCCACGAACTGCCTCACAAGGGGGACTGGGTTCTCTACGCCTAGGAACCCCCCACCCACGTTTAACACTCCTCCGTGGGGGAATACCCAGTAGAACCCCGTAGCCTCGCGTGGGAAGATGAAGTGGACGGTCTCCTCGTCTGCCTTGGCCCCCGCCACGTAGGCTCTCACAACGGTTATTTTGACGCCGCGGCTTTGGTAGGGGCCGCCGGCCTTCACTACCACGTCGCCTTTCTCTGCCTGCACCTCCCTTGGGCGTAGTGCCTCCACCCACCTCTCCTTGTCAACAATGTACCACCTGGGCTTTGCGTAGGCCACTTCTCCCACTTGGCTAGTCCAGTGGTAGAATCTGAAGACTTTGACCTTGTCTACCACGAAGCGGGGATCTACTAGGGGGGTCTCCACTGGCACCGCCTCGCCGCACGCCTTAAAGTACCGCCTAGAGATGTCTACGCCGGAGGCGTCTTTATATGCTCTTAGAAAGGCCGAGCCTGCGGGGCCGAGACCTATGACTGTGACTCGTGGCTTCACGTCGGGGAGGGGATTTGCTAATATAAGCTATGCGGACATCCCAGGCTCGAAGGTCCATTCTTGGAAGGCAACAGCCTCTCTCAGCGCCGCGTCCTCTCGGATTAGGTCGCGTATGGAGAGTACGCCGTAGAGTTTCCCGCCTTGCGTCACCACTATGTGGCGTATGCCGTGTTTACGAAACGCCTCTGCCGCCTCTGCCAAACTCCTGTCGTACTCAAGGGTTATAACTCTCTTGGTGGCAATTATGTCGCAGGGCTGGTCTAAGTCTATGCCGTAGGCCACTGCTCTAACTACGTCGCGCTCAGAAACCACGCCGACGACCCTCTGGGGGTCCCTTGGGTCTACTAGGACCACTAGGCCTACGTTGTTTTCCGCCATTAGCTTTGCCACGTCTCGTATTGAAGTGGAGGGCGTCGCCTTTACCACCTCCTTTTTTGCAAATTGGCCAATCATAATGAAATACGGGGAGTAAAAATATATTGAACGCGTATATGTGCCATGGACAAGGTCAGGAGCCACGAGTTGACTCACTTGGCGGAGTTGATGAAGCTCAAGGCATCTGTCGAATCGGAGTACCTGAGGGAGTTTATAGACGGGCTAATTCGGGAGACGTACCTCCGCGTTAAGTTGCTTGACGCCCTGTCGCTCCCCGAGATGGCGCTCGAGGCCGCGGAGAAGAGGCCTCTCGACGAGGTAATCAAGGCGCTCGAGGTCATGTGTACGCATTACGAGGAGCACTTGGCCGAGGTTAAGAAACTGAGGGAGGCCGCTAAGACGCCTCTCGAGCTCGAGGTGGTGGCCGCCTTGGAGAAGTCGATAGAGAGGTCCCACATAACGGTGAGAATGCTGATAAACGCGCTGACAGAGACCGCCAAGGCGTCCCAAGCCACATAACCGCGCGAAAACACGACGCTGAGTGAGGCGGGGGAGGGGCGTGGCCCAGTCCTACGGCAGATGGGGCTCTTGCAGGTGTAGTCTAGCGAATGTTGTGTGAGCGTAGACAAGATAGGGCTGGGGGGGGGGGGGGCGTCTATGGCGGTAGTCTTGCGATTACTTTTCTTACGGTCTTTCCGTTGGGGAGCTTGAATAGGGCTACTATGACGCCGGGTTTTCCGGGGGGTTGTAGAACCCAGGCCTTGGCTGGCTTGAGCAAGAATCGCTTCCCCTCGTAGACCACCTCGTATTCTTTGTTGAGTATTTCCTCTGCCACGTCTTGGTCCACGTCTGTGGATATATGTTTTTCTGATGGTTTTGCGGTTTAGACCAGCGAGCCGCTTATCGGCCTGTCTCTGCGTATTATGCCGGCTCTCAGGACGTGGTCTGCCAGCACCACGGCGGTTATGGCCTCCAGCGCCACTAGGGCCTTTGGCACAATGGTGACGTCGTATCTGCCTTTGAACTCCAGCGTGGTGGGCTCCATTTTGCCCAAGTCGACGGTCTGCTGCGGCTTGCGCACGGAGGGGGTCGGCTTAAACCACGCCCTGAAGTACAGCGGAGCGCCCACAGTTATGCCGCCCAGAAGGCCCCCGGCTCTGTTGGTGGCCAGCGCCGGTCTCCCGTTGACGACGGTGAT contains:
- a CDS encoding MBL fold metallo-hydrolase; amino-acid sequence: MEVIVKRLEGVPLVTAYVFEVGGVRVVVDPGPASLFEPMDVDAVLCTHIHLDHCGSAGHLGKPTYVHERYTRHVADPSKLYESSRAVLGVFAEKFGQPRPNEAVMGVADGTRLFDAVDAIHTPGHAPHHVMYYYRDEKALFVGDGAGVHIPELGVVVPTTPPPFKLDVYLQSLDKVRGLDVEKICFPHYHCTHNVEILERHREQVRAWVEVLQQNPHMDVEEALRALAKADENVEKVLAAGGLYLDFYLRFSVLGFLDYLRGRG
- a CDS encoding NAD(P)/FAD-dependent oxidoreductase, which produces MKPRVTVIGLGPAGSAFLRAYKDASGVDISRRYFKACGEAVPVETPLVDPRFVVDKVKVFRFYHWTSQVGEVAYAKPRWYIVDKERWVEALRPREVQAEKGDVVVKAGGPYQSRGVKITVVRAYVAGAKADEETVHFIFPREATGFYWVFPHGGVLNVGGGFLGVENPVPLVRQFVEKWLGGGRILDVRGAPLTVKPDIVLNDGEGFRIGEAAGLVYPLTGEGIRPGILSALALAEALSTKKPLEEYKRRVKKIVRQVEFQRSLLSLAERLIRSGEGLLELAEDGVLRDYIEENLSAKTLFVALAKRPRLAVKFIAALIK
- a CDS encoding chromatin protein Cren7, with protein sequence MAEEILNKEYEVVYEGKRFLLKPAKAWVLQPPGKPGVIVALFKLPNGKTVRKVIARLPP
- a CDS encoding CBS domain-containing protein, yielding MIGQFAKKEVVKATPSTSIRDVAKLMAENNVGLVVLVDPRDPQRVVGVVSERDVVRAVAYGIDLDQPCDIIATKRVITLEYDRSLAEAAEAFRKHGIRHIVVTQGGKLYGVLSIRDLIREDAALREAVAFQEWTFEPGMSA
- a CDS encoding amidase, which encodes MIEKRLEEAKRRADLNYFVYINERAAEELEALAKAGRCGKLCGLAVAVKDNIEVAGMPITNGAPYMRRVATETAPVVAALMAEGAVVIGKTNMHELALGATNINPHFGPTRNPHDPTRITGGSSGGSAGAVAIGVADVGLGTDTGGSVRIPAALCGVVGYKPPYGKLPTRGVLPLAQSLDHVGLITRSVDDLVRVMAAVGWLERELPEVKRFRFAVLMGIAENTRHVEKAFWRAVEVLERIGGVRDEVFVEARKYASARAAILLSEAAANYYHLLRGVGDKMGKDVATLLAAGAALPAVAYITAKQVKEEATQFFNKLFKKYDVVATPTTATEAIPIEEADSVAVRPKLLAYTELFNLTGHPAISVPAPTSGLPVGLQLAARDEEVLLAVAKMYEKEVAD
- a CDS encoding translin family protein; this translates as MLSLAVVIDIRNLYDDLRAYERAKDEVVQTSIKVSRLSKAVVYSAIRKDFAAAERALKEMNDVVAHLRKLIEQWPMFYGSATTGLQEYVEATALYSLLKEGRLPTKEELGVDVYTYLMGIADVAGELGRTATEELLQKNVEAASRIKEAVEKLYLDLLALEPRDYELRKKVDYVGSQANWISEKLFYATTCRHE